The following are from one region of the Fusobacterium sp. SYSU M8D902 genome:
- a CDS encoding SoxR reducing system RseC family protein: MLNKGIIKKIDGNKIIVKLYKDTACSHCSGCSGDSKYGKDFEFTTDMKAEIGDTVTFEISAGKVIKAASIAYVFPAIAMIAGYFFGEKILNLSENKSIVFSFVALLLSFVALFFYDKLVVKKRPNAEIEIISIEKEDTSTMTDSCKNKNAW; the protein is encoded by the coding sequence ATGTTAAATAAAGGTATTATAAAAAAAATTGACGGAAATAAAATTATTGTTAAACTTTATAAAGATACAGCTTGTTCACACTGCAGTGGTTGTAGTGGAGATAGTAAATATGGTAAGGATTTTGAATTTACAACTGATATGAAAGCTGAAATTGGAGATACTGTCACTTTTGAAATCTCAGCTGGTAAAGTTATAAAAGCTGCTTCAATTGCCTATGTTTTTCCTGCTATCGCAATGATTGCTGGTTACTTCTTCGGTGAAAAAATCCTGAATCTTTCTGAGAACAAAAGTATTGTATTTAGTTTTGTTGCTTTACTTCTCTCTTTTGTGGCTCTATTCTTCTATGATAAATTAGTTGTTAAAAAAAGACCTAATGCAGAAATAGAGATTATCTCAATTGAAAAAGAAGACACTTCAACTATGACAGATAGTTGTAAAAATAAAAATGCTTGGTAA
- a CDS encoding DUF2250 domain-containing protein, with translation MDKLEIKIISTIDSIGPTFISKLANRILENQNLVKECVKKLVAEKILERVENIMVSYKTKEANTVTKHRNHTYYKLTKKGEQLAKSLAITDNSVREAFKTYNKALQNILDNPESMESTSIDCVIDFPYSQENPIKNILKEEFFTLEKTYDKTVTLRGKVEKNKIEKIKLLPNVVVLS, from the coding sequence ATGGATAAATTAGAGATTAAAATTATTAGTACTATTGATAGTATTGGTCCCACATTTATATCAAAATTAGCAAATAGAATACTTGAAAATCAAAATTTAGTAAAAGAGTGTGTTAAAAAATTAGTAGCTGAAAAGATTTTAGAGCGTGTTGAAAATATTATGGTCTCTTATAAAACCAAAGAGGCAAACACTGTAACAAAGCACAGAAATCACACCTATTACAAACTTACTAAAAAAGGTGAGCAATTAGCTAAATCTTTGGCTATAACTGACAACTCTGTAAGAGAAGCTTTTAAAACTTATAACAAAGCTCTTCAAAATATTTTGGATAATCCTGAGTCTATGGAATCAACTTCAATAGATTGTGTTATTGATTTTCCATATTCTCAGGAGAATCCTATAAAAAATATTCTTAAAGAAGAGTTTTTTACCTTAGAAAAAACCTATGATAAAACAGTAACTTTAAGAGGAAAGGTAGAAAAAAATAAAATTGAAAAAATTAAATTACTACCTAATGTTGTGGTCTTGAGCTAA
- a CDS encoding glucose 1-dehydrogenase — protein sequence MKITDAYDLKGKVAIVTGAGDGIGKASALKLAEAGANVVCSDLDEEKAKAVAEEAKKYGVEALGIKCNVLFEEELENLVKTTVEKFGKVNILVNNAGGGGGGRENIESLTLEYITKIYTLNVFSGIILTKLCAPYMKKDGYGSIINISSMSSDMVSHDMIIYGSSKAAVNQMTKYASYDLGPEIRVNAIGPGAIKTRALASVLTPEIEKNMLKNTPLKRLGDVEDIAMTVLYFASPASAWTSGQVIFVNGGGIQELD from the coding sequence ATGAAGATAACAGATGCATATGATTTAAAGGGAAAAGTAGCTATAGTTACTGGTGCTGGAGATGGAATAGGAAAAGCCAGTGCTTTAAAATTAGCTGAAGCAGGAGCAAATGTAGTTTGTAGTGATCTAGATGAAGAGAAAGCTAAAGCTGTAGCAGAAGAGGCTAAAAAATATGGTGTTGAAGCTTTAGGAATAAAATGTAATGTTTTATTTGAAGAGGAACTAGAAAATCTAGTGAAAACTACAGTTGAAAAATTTGGTAAAGTTAATATTCTAGTAAATAATGCTGGAGGTGGAGGAGGAGGTCGTGAAAATATTGAATCTCTTACTCTAGAATACATCACAAAAATTTATACATTAAATGTATTCAGTGGAATTATTCTAACTAAGTTATGTGCTCCATATATGAAAAAAGATGGATATGGTTCAATTATAAATATAAGTTCAATGTCTTCTGATATGGTAAGTCACGATATGATAATATATGGAAGTTCTAAAGCAGCAGTAAATCAGATGACAAAATATGCTTCATATGATTTAGGACCTGAGATAAGAGTTAATGCAATAGGACCTGGAGCTATAAAGACAAGAGCTTTAGCAAGTGTTCTTACTCCTGAAATAGAGAAAAATATGTTGAAAAATACTCCACTAAAAAGATTGGGAGATGTAGAGGATATAGCTATGACTGTATTATACTTTGCAAGTCCAGCATCAGCTTGGACAAGTGGACAAGTTATCTTTGTCAATGGTGGTGGAATACAGGAGCTAGATTAA